One Lepisosteus oculatus isolate fLepOcu1 chromosome 12, fLepOcu1.hap2, whole genome shotgun sequence genomic window, GGGGGATGAGCTTGGCATGGGCGTAGTCAATCTCGTAGCCCTCGAACATCAGGGCGCAGCTCTGGGCGCCCAGcccctcctccagcagcagggCCACCCTGTGGGCGGCGAGGGTCAGCTCCCGGTAATCGTCTTCCTCCAGGCCGAAGAGGTCACTGGGCAGGTGACGGCGGGGCACCAGCACGGTGTAGCCGGGCGTGTTGGGGAAAGGCGTCAGCAGGGCCACGTGGGCGTCGTCCTCCCACACGCGCCACTGCTGCTCCTCGGCGCCGCGCACGATGCGGGCGAACAGGTTGTCGTCGGAGGGGTCGCCCAAGAACCGGTAGCTGACGGGGGCGGGGGAGGGCAGCCGGGCCCGGATGCGGGCCTGGATGAGCTCCAGCTCCGAATCCGCCGCCCGCGGGCCGTTCTTGGAGGTGCAGTAGCCCGGGTACTGGGGGCTGAACTCCTGCTCCCCAGCCAGGTGGGGCCTCCAGACGGGCTCCACCCCGTGCATGGGGAGCACCTTGACGTGGGCCGGCTGCCCGGGCCTGGGCTCGGCGATCAGGCCGCACCGGTGCACCGGGACCTGCCGGCACAGGAGGGCGGCCACGGCTCGCGCCCCCCTCATCAGCGCCTCGTACTCCACCAGGGGCAGGTGGAAAATGCTGGACGGCCCGCTCGGCTTCTTCTGCGTCAGGACCGTGGCGCCCGGTGTCCAGGGCTGGGGGTGGAGGTAGGCCACCAGCTCGGCGTCCTCCCAGATCACGTGGAGGTCGGGCTTGGGGCCGGCCGGGCTGGGGAAACCCGGGAAGGCCATCCTGGGAAGGAGAAGAGGGGCGATCAAGACGCAAGCCGGCGGGCTGGAGCTCGGCCAGGCCGCGAGACGAGGCGGGACAACGTGGCCGGGGGACGACGTGGACAGGTTGCGAGATCAACATCTGGGGAGATTTAAGGTTTCGGTGCGAGTGGGCTGCCCTGTCGGTGGGCGTGCAGAGCAAACCCCTGCACCAGGGAAGTGCTGGTTGGCGCAAGCCGGTTTGGGGTACCCTCCTCCATCCAATTTCAAACTGCCTTTTCCAATTCAGGGatattggggggggggagagccggagcctatcccagcatgcaacagtCAGAAggtgtgccctgtggtggacaggacgccagtccatcacagggcagaccgCCACGGGCACACACTCGCACCGGGGTCCGATTATACCCACCAGTATGACTTCGGGCTCATGGGAGGAAATACCCAGAGGAACCCCATACGAAGACAGGGAGAcgatacaaactccacacagacagcaccccaattTCCAAGatatgaacccagggccccagctctgtcAGGCAGCACTGCATCGCTGAGCCACACTTGTGAGCACTTATTGAGCAGCAGATATGTTTTATTGGCTGTGATAAACTGGCATGTCATGGAAACCCTTAAAATGCATACCTTTATAACGTCAATACTAAAGGGGTACAACATTTAAATTATGCGCAAGTCAAAAACAGTCCAGAGTAGCCAAGGTTCCCATTACAGCCACTAGGGGGCGGTACAAGACCgatttatttttccaagttGCTCTTTGGCAAAAAAACCTTCACGGAAACACGGACTTTTTCAAACAAGTTTCCATTTTTCCAAAGTACAATTAACATTAAGGTCGAGTAAAGTGAGAGCGAGTTCATACTAAAACAAACCGATCAGAACAGGTATCTGTCCGTATGCCTTAAAATGATGAAAACTCCAAATTAACATCTCTCGATTTTTCTACATTAAGAGTGCAAAATTATTCCGATTATAAAACATATAGTCCTCAAAACATCAGATTATTACAACTCGAATGACGGCTTTATATGTCACCAACCTAATGcgtgtgaataacagttttaaCATTGTAGTCAATGCACTATTAGTATGTTCTGAAGTAACAATTGTATTGTTCCGCAACTACACTACAATGTTAAACACTGCGATATACACGTTCCTGCCGTCGTCAGGAGAATCGGTCAAGTGATACCGAAGGGAAATCCTGCTACTTTACAATGAGAAAGAATTTGTAAAGACGCCAGAAAAGCAACAGACTCAATATTAGTGCTACCTCACGTTCTGCACatacctcagaatcacttttgtCCGAACCAAACTCCTCACTATCATGCACAATGTCGTTTCGTATCTGCAGTATGCCTCTTCCTTCAGCTTCTGTGTAGCAAGAGTTTTACGCAAGCTTTCGGAAAAGCAGAGATTTTCCTGTTTTCAGAGAACCCCACACGCAAATTACAGCCGCTCACAGCTCGGCCATCTTGGGTGTGTCAGTCTCATGAGTTGCTGCTTTCAGCGAGTGTGGCGGAAGTGTTGCACAATTGCGGGATCCGGATTGAAGAATGCATGTGCTTTTCACGTGCTACAGATAAAAACCCATTACACTGCAAACTGCAGAATGTTATCTTAGGATCCTCTTGcagttgttttctttattaaagaATTTACTACTTTCTGCTGTACTAATTATCGTGTTGTTGTAGGGCGTAAACGTATTTGTGAATATAGTATAGGATAGGTAGGTAACAACTGACTGCTTTTTGAGGTGCTACATATATTAATTTCATTCTGTATTTCTAATCGTGTGTGGCCAATCACTGATTCTTCCTTTCGTTGGTGAGCAACGTCGTATGCTTATAGAATACCtagttaaaatacacattttattgtttagATTGGTCAAAATCCGAACGCTCCGAGACTGATACATTTTCGCCTTAGGGTAAACAAGCAAGGGTCTTGCACGGCTTGTTATCATTGTTAAAGCGATTTGAGATGTCTTTTGACGCCTCTTATGTAAGCAAACAAGCTTGAGAAAATGAATCGCGTATGTGACTTGCAGAGTATTACAGCCCCTTTTCTGTTTCTATCCGTGTGCGCTGGTGACACGGTATTTAAGTTTTAACTATACGCTTAATCGGTTATTTAACTCGCTTTGCTCTGCGGAAGGAGCAGGAGACGGAGAGCTCCACCCTAGATTGGAGAA contains:
- the LOC107078850 gene encoding uncharacterized protein, with product MIVRSLVRTKVILRMAFPGFPSPAGPKPDLHVIWEDAELVAYLHPQPWTPGATVLTQKKPSGPSSIFHLPLVEYEALMRGARAVAALLCRQVPVHRCGLIAEPRPGQPAHVKVLPMHGVEPVWRPHLAGEQEFSPQYPGYCTSKNGPRAADSELELIQARIRARLPSPAPVSYRFLGDPSDDNLFARIVRGAEEQQWRVWEDDAHVALLTPFPNTPGYTVLVPRRHLPSDLFGLEEDDYRELTLAAHRVALLLEEGLGAQSCALMFEGYEIDYAHAKLIPLHVPPQSPEPPAPQFTPRYSGHLSSVDGPPASAQHLLELQAKITQGGS